The following proteins are encoded in a genomic region of Streptococcus equi subsp. equi:
- the ptsG_2 gene encoding glucose-specific phosphotransferase system (PTS), IIABC component codes for MVVIAVMPAAGLMVSIGNSLPMLNQESQLLATLGNVIAQVGWAVIGNLHLLFALAIGGSWAKERAGGAFASGLAFVLINRITGAIYGVSSAMLTDPEAKIKSLLGTEMIVKDYFTSVLESPALNTGVFVGIIAGFVGATAYNKYYNYRKLPDVLAFFNGKRFVPFVVILRSALVALVLALIWPVIQSGINGFGMWIASSQDTAPILAPFLYGTLERLLLPFGLHHMLTIPMNYTALGGTYEVMTGAAAGTKVFGQDPLWLAWVTDLVNLKGSNASTYQHLMETVVPARFKVGQMIGATGTLMGVALAMYRNVDADKKHKYKMMFISAAAAVFLTGVTEPLEYMFMFAAMPLYLVYALVQGASFAMADLVNLRVHSFGNIELLTRTPMAIKAGLGMDLINFVWVSILFAVIMYVIADFMIKKMKLATAGRLGNYDADILENDDTKPLSQQSIDGQSQVVQIINLLGGRENIADVDACMTRLRVTVNDPSKVGSEEHWKQAGAMGLIIKGSGIQAVYGPKADILKSDIQDLLDSGAVIPEPKPAQPAASSSQQTDFKNLTEAVLAVADGEVLPITAVSDQVFAAKMMGDGFAVEPANGAIYAPVTGLVTHVFPTKHAFGLLTDSGLEVLVHVGLDTVDLNGEPFTVKVSEGQRVSAGDLLAEADLTAITAAGRKTTVVVAFTNTTSIKAVNLVATGQQKAKTLVAQVEL; via the coding sequence ATGGTTGTCATTGCTGTTATGCCTGCTGCAGGTTTAATGGTGAGTATTGGAAATTCTCTGCCCATGCTTAATCAGGAGTCGCAGCTTTTAGCGACGCTTGGTAATGTCATTGCTCAGGTTGGTTGGGCAGTTATTGGTAACCTTCATTTGCTTTTTGCCCTTGCTATTGGTGGCAGCTGGGCTAAGGAGCGTGCTGGCGGTGCCTTTGCTTCAGGGCTTGCTTTTGTTTTGATTAACCGTATTACAGGGGCTATCTATGGCGTTTCTTCAGCCATGCTGACTGATCCAGAGGCCAAGATTAAAAGTCTTTTGGGCACTGAGATGATTGTCAAGGACTACTTTACAAGCGTCTTAGAGTCACCTGCTCTAAATACCGGTGTCTTTGTTGGGATTATCGCTGGCTTTGTGGGTGCAACAGCCTATAACAAATACTACAATTACCGTAAGCTGCCTGATGTGCTGGCTTTCTTTAATGGGAAACGCTTTGTTCCTTTTGTAGTTATCCTTCGTTCAGCTCTTGTGGCCCTAGTATTAGCCTTGATTTGGCCAGTTATTCAGTCTGGTATTAATGGCTTTGGCATGTGGATTGCCTCATCTCAGGACACAGCTCCAATCCTTGCGCCATTCTTATATGGAACATTGGAGCGTCTCTTGCTGCCATTTGGCCTTCACCACATGCTAACGATTCCGATGAACTATACAGCTCTTGGGGGCACCTATGAGGTCATGACAGGAGCAGCTGCTGGAACTAAGGTATTTGGTCAAGACCCTCTTTGGCTAGCCTGGGTTACTGACCTTGTTAATCTCAAGGGCTCTAATGCGTCAACCTATCAGCATTTGATGGAGACTGTTGTTCCGGCTCGTTTTAAGGTTGGGCAAATGATTGGTGCAACAGGAACGCTTATGGGGGTTGCCCTAGCAATGTACCGTAATGTTGATGCGGACAAAAAGCATAAATACAAAATGATGTTTATCTCAGCAGCGGCAGCGGTATTTTTGACAGGGGTCACTGAGCCACTGGAATACATGTTTATGTTTGCTGCGATGCCATTATATCTTGTCTATGCCCTTGTTCAAGGAGCTTCCTTTGCAATGGCTGATTTGGTCAACCTTCGTGTGCATTCCTTTGGTAATATCGAGCTATTGACCCGAACGCCTATGGCGATTAAGGCTGGGCTTGGTATGGATTTGATTAATTTTGTCTGGGTGTCTATTCTGTTTGCTGTGATCATGTATGTCATTGCTGACTTTATGATTAAAAAAATGAAGCTAGCAACAGCAGGTCGCCTAGGGAATTACGATGCTGATATACTAGAAAACGATGATACAAAGCCTTTGTCACAGCAGTCTATTGATGGTCAGTCACAGGTCGTCCAAATCATTAATCTCCTGGGTGGACGTGAGAATATTGCTGATGTAGATGCTTGTATGACTCGCTTGCGTGTAACAGTCAATGACCCAAGCAAGGTTGGCAGTGAGGAGCATTGGAAGCAGGCGGGTGCTATGGGGCTAATCATCAAGGGCAGTGGTATTCAGGCTGTCTATGGGCCAAAGGCTGATATTTTAAAATCAGATATCCAAGACCTGCTAGACTCTGGTGCAGTCATTCCAGAGCCGAAGCCTGCTCAGCCTGCTGCCTCATCATCACAGCAGACGGACTTTAAAAACCTAACAGAGGCTGTTTTGGCAGTAGCAGATGGAGAAGTCTTGCCAATCACAGCAGTTTCTGATCAGGTCTTTGCAGCTAAAATGATGGGAGATGGCTTTGCTGTTGAGCCGGCAAATGGCGCTATCTATGCGCCGGTAACAGGTCTGGTAACCCATGTCTTTCCAACCAAACATGCCTTTGGCTTGCTGACAGATAGCGGCCTAGAGGTGCTGGTTCACGTTGGTCTTGATACCGTTGACTTGAATGGTGAGCCCTTCACTGTCAAGGTTAGTGAGGGTCAGCGCGTATCGGCAGGAGATCTCTTGGCTGAGGCTGACCTAACTGCGATTACAGCAGCAGGACGCAAGACAACGGTTGTTGTCGCCTTTACCAATACTACAAGCATCAAAGCTGTTAACCTTGTTGCGACTGGTCAACAAAAAGCGAAGACCCTCGTTGCACAGGTAGAGCTTTAA
- the nrdI_2 gene encoding flavoprotein NrdI → MTDLTLVFISLSGNTLSFVRRLSQYLAEKHHIQTKAINIKELHHETFPVKESFVAILPTYLEGGNGIDSGEVEILTNPLGDFIAAHDNAKRCLGIIGSGNKNFNHQYCLTAKQYAKRFGFPMLGDFELRGTSADIERLAQVIVARLTDDQQS, encoded by the coding sequence ATGACAGACTTGACCCTTGTTTTTATCAGTCTTAGCGGCAATACCCTGAGCTTTGTTAGGCGCTTGTCGCAATACCTGGCAGAAAAGCACCACATACAGACTAAAGCAATCAATATCAAGGAGCTTCATCACGAAACCTTTCCAGTCAAGGAGAGCTTTGTTGCTATTTTGCCGACCTATCTTGAAGGAGGAAACGGGATTGACTCAGGGGAGGTTGAAATCTTGACCAATCCGCTGGGAGACTTTATCGCGGCGCATGATAATGCCAAGCGTTGTTTAGGGATTATCGGCTCTGGCAACAAAAACTTCAATCACCAGTATTGTCTAACAGCCAAGCAGTATGCTAAGCGCTTTGGCTTTCCAATGCTGGGAGATTTCGAACTACGCGGGACCAGTGCTGATATTGAGCGCTTGGCACAGGTAATTGTAGCTAGACTGACTGATGATCAGCAATCGTAA
- the prmA gene encoding ribosomal protein L11 methyltransferase, whose amino-acid sequence MKAWQELTITVHREAEEAVSNLLIEAGSQGVAINDTADYIGQEDRFGELYPAVEQSEMVTITAYYPSSADIDDIRQTINQGLNRLKQCDVELGELTLTNQELAEEDWADNWKAYYEPARITHDLTIVPSWTDYEATAGEKIIRLDPGMAFGTGTHPTTKLSLFALEQVLRGGETVIDVGTGSGVLSIASSLLGAKEVFAYDLDDVAVRVAKDNIALNQATDNIHVAAGDLLKGLTQEADVIVANILADILVHVTADAYRLIKSEGYLIMSGIISEKLDMVKQAALNAGFLLETHMLQGEWNALIFKKTDDLSGVIGG is encoded by the coding sequence ATGAAGGCATGGCAAGAGCTGACAATTACAGTCCATCGTGAGGCAGAAGAAGCTGTTTCCAATCTGCTGATTGAGGCTGGCAGCCAAGGAGTCGCTATCAATGACACTGCAGACTATATCGGTCAAGAGGACCGTTTTGGGGAGCTTTATCCAGCTGTTGAGCAGTCAGAAATGGTTACTATTACAGCCTATTATCCAAGCTCAGCTGATATTGATGACATCAGACAGACCATTAATCAGGGCTTGAACAGGCTAAAGCAGTGTGATGTGGAGCTTGGTGAGTTAACCCTGACCAATCAAGAATTGGCTGAAGAGGATTGGGCGGACAACTGGAAAGCCTATTATGAGCCTGCTCGTATCACGCATGATTTGACGATAGTCCCCAGTTGGACAGATTATGAAGCCACAGCAGGTGAGAAGATCATTAGGCTTGATCCGGGTATGGCATTTGGAACAGGCACACACCCAACAACTAAGCTAAGCCTGTTTGCCTTGGAGCAGGTGCTTCGTGGTGGTGAGACAGTTATTGATGTGGGGACAGGCTCAGGTGTGCTATCGATTGCTAGCTCTCTGCTTGGCGCCAAAGAGGTCTTTGCTTATGATTTAGATGATGTGGCGGTGCGTGTTGCCAAAGACAACATTGCCCTCAATCAAGCCACTGACAATATCCATGTAGCAGCTGGAGACCTGCTAAAAGGCCTTACTCAAGAGGCAGACGTTATTGTCGCCAATATCTTGGCGGATATTTTGGTGCATGTGACAGCAGATGCTTACCGTCTTATCAAGTCTGAGGGGTATCTGATCATGTCAGGGATTATTTCAGAAAAGCTGGATATGGTGAAGCAGGCTGCTCTTAATGCAGGCTTCTTGCTAGAGACTCACATGCTTCAGGGCGAGTGGAATGCTCTTATTTTCAAAAAAACAGATGATTTATCAGGAGTGATTGGTGGCTGA
- the araC gene encoding AraC family regulatory protein, with the protein MKGVTLSMDTMSLVKSLQGCLKLSITVFDKDHQVTESFWNDDTFEFYYRFQAVLRQMDKEQATNLFFQGSYNELFLIYRYQDHYILIGPWRCNVLDKTFFKVAVADKDLTKEEEEILYQALKHLPVYPLNAIRDLLIVVHYFFSGKIEDLLSPPLRHYIRDFSDNIEVQKANMFVKKQESKVCLYNYEKNLSSIVQEGDVHKLKEIIFSLRNTFIPVVSGDTLRSEKNYSIIAFDRLAQIAIQSGMDIADAYHSREEFMRDSELATSMPDVLKIRDASLVFYTQKVSELRDNRWKHVSPTVNAIIQYISVNLHKSVTTAELAQHFNMSESKLRQIFKRDTGLTIYQYTSNMKIEEAKTLLRSAYAINHISDVLGFTDPSHFSKFFKKHTGESPKTYQNRKH; encoded by the coding sequence ATGAAGGGGGTGACGCTTAGCATGGATACTATGTCGTTAGTAAAATCTCTACAGGGCTGTTTGAAGTTATCAATTACAGTATTTGATAAGGACCATCAGGTGACAGAAAGCTTTTGGAATGATGATACCTTTGAATTTTATTATCGTTTTCAAGCAGTGCTTAGGCAAATGGACAAGGAACAGGCAACCAATCTTTTCTTTCAGGGAAGCTATAATGAGCTTTTTTTAATATACCGTTATCAGGATCATTATATTTTAATTGGCCCTTGGCGCTGTAATGTTTTGGATAAGACCTTTTTTAAGGTGGCCGTTGCTGATAAGGATTTGACTAAGGAAGAAGAAGAGATTCTTTACCAAGCGCTAAAGCATTTACCTGTTTATCCTTTGAATGCTATTCGTGACCTCTTGATTGTGGTCCATTACTTCTTTTCCGGCAAGATAGAGGATTTGTTATCACCTCCTTTACGTCACTATATTAGGGATTTTTCCGACAATATCGAGGTGCAAAAGGCCAATATGTTTGTCAAGAAGCAGGAATCTAAGGTTTGTCTCTACAATTATGAGAAAAATTTATCTAGCATTGTTCAAGAGGGTGATGTGCACAAGCTCAAGGAAATCATCTTCAGTCTACGAAATACCTTTATCCCTGTGGTGAGTGGTGATACGCTGCGCTCTGAAAAAAATTATTCTATCATTGCCTTTGATCGACTAGCCCAGATTGCCATTCAATCTGGTATGGATATTGCTGATGCCTACCATTCACGAGAGGAGTTCATGAGAGACAGCGAGCTGGCAACCTCAATGCCAGATGTGCTCAAAATTCGTGATGCCTCACTGGTCTTTTACACCCAAAAGGTGAGTGAGCTGCGGGACAACCGCTGGAAACATGTCTCTCCTACGGTTAATGCCATTATCCAATATATCAGTGTCAACCTGCATAAGAGTGTCACAACCGCTGAGCTGGCACAGCATTTTAACATGAGCGAGTCCAAGCTGAGACAGATCTTTAAGCGTGATACAGGCTTGACCATCTACCAATACACCTCAAACATGAAAATTGAAGAGGCTAAGACATTGCTGCGCTCTGCTTATGCCATTAATCACATTTCAGACGTGTTGGGCTTCACTGATCCCTCACATTTTTCTAAATTTTTCAAAAAGCATACCGGAGAAAGCCCAAAGACCTATCAAAATCGCAAGCATTAG
- the malR_2 gene encoding LacI family regulatory protein: MVTIKDVARLAGVSPSTASRAINDSDMISQATKERVKKAMEALDYSPNYSAQNLVKRKSNTVGIILPVREGQDSLGNNPFFMQIIQGIAAVCTDQGYMVALATGRSEAELLKNVQNMIRSGNIGKLIFLYSKTDDQVFDFVKRQRVDCVVVGQSTTKDPGNAKFVNNNNHQAGYDAAAFLLQKGYEAIVYAYTDMAELVQAERYKGYAELMTSKALAAQALCVTLKDDRKSQKQLLDQLAKRSKVAFVVCDDVLAIHLQRLIKQVAADTQLAIVSFNNSVLAELASPALTSIAIFPYQLGEQAAELVLSSAAPSPQPVLVPHQIIERESTPFIV, from the coding sequence GTGGTTACGATAAAAGATGTGGCAAGGCTAGCAGGAGTTTCGCCTTCAACAGCTTCGCGTGCCATCAATGACAGTGACATGATTAGTCAGGCGACAAAGGAGCGTGTCAAAAAAGCCATGGAGGCCTTGGATTATTCGCCTAATTATTCGGCGCAAAACCTTGTTAAGCGAAAGTCCAATACTGTCGGGATCATTTTGCCGGTGCGTGAGGGTCAGGATTCACTGGGAAATAACCCTTTTTTCATGCAGATTATTCAAGGAATTGCTGCTGTTTGTACCGATCAGGGCTACATGGTAGCCCTTGCGACTGGACGTAGTGAGGCCGAATTGCTAAAAAACGTGCAAAACATGATCCGTAGTGGCAATATTGGCAAGCTGATTTTTCTTTATTCCAAAACAGATGATCAGGTTTTTGACTTTGTCAAAAGGCAAAGAGTGGATTGTGTTGTCGTTGGGCAATCAACGACAAAGGATCCTGGCAATGCTAAATTTGTCAACAACAATAACCATCAAGCCGGCTATGATGCAGCAGCATTTCTCCTTCAAAAAGGCTATGAGGCTATTGTCTATGCTTATACTGACATGGCCGAATTGGTGCAGGCAGAGCGTTATAAGGGCTATGCAGAGCTGATGACTTCAAAGGCTCTGGCAGCTCAAGCCCTTTGTGTCACGCTAAAGGACGATAGGAAAAGTCAAAAGCAGCTGTTAGACCAATTAGCCAAGCGCTCTAAAGTTGCCTTTGTAGTCTGTGATGATGTGCTAGCTATTCATTTGCAGCGTCTCATCAAGCAAGTAGCAGCTGACACCCAGCTAGCAATCGTTAGCTTCAATAATTCTGTCCTAGCGGAGCTTGCGAGTCCTGCCTTGACCTCCATTGCTATTTTTCCCTATCAGCTGGGAGAGCAAGCTGCTGAGCTGGTCTTATCAAGCGCAGCGCCATCACCACAGCCAGTCTTAGTTCCTCATCAGATCATTGAAAGAGAGTCTACGCCTTTTATTGTTTGA
- a CDS encoding endonuclease/exonuclease/phosphatase family protein, with amino-acid sequence MTKLLTLNTHSWMEANALKKLFDLAEHILAQNYDVICLQEINQLIDSEAAVSLSGYQPIAGTPAIHQDNFALLLVNYLKKRGQSYYWSWAYNHIGYDIYHEGVAILSKQPIQASDILVSAVADEYDYHTRRALLAKTTIDGREAAVVSLHLSWFDQGFVGEWQRLEAALQQLACPVLLLGDFNNPSGQEGYEMILKSPLDLQDSHQAADYVFGDHSIVAAIDGWEDNKEAFKVDHVFTSKVFTINSSKVTFDGGEAPVVSDHYGLEVDLSWKL; translated from the coding sequence ATGACCAAGCTCTTAACCCTTAACACACATTCTTGGATGGAAGCCAATGCCTTAAAAAAGCTGTTCGACTTGGCAGAGCATATTTTGGCTCAGAACTATGACGTGATTTGCCTACAAGAAATCAATCAGCTGATTGACAGCGAAGCAGCAGTGTCATTATCAGGCTACCAGCCAATTGCAGGGACACCTGCCATTCATCAGGATAACTTTGCCCTCTTGCTTGTCAATTACTTAAAAAAACGTGGCCAAAGCTACTACTGGTCGTGGGCCTACAATCATATTGGCTATGATATTTACCATGAGGGTGTTGCGATCTTATCCAAGCAGCCGATCCAAGCCTCAGACATTTTAGTCTCAGCGGTGGCTGACGAGTATGATTACCACACCAGACGGGCTTTACTGGCCAAAACAACCATTGATGGCAGGGAGGCAGCAGTTGTGAGCCTGCATTTGTCTTGGTTTGATCAGGGCTTTGTCGGAGAATGGCAGCGATTAGAGGCAGCCCTGCAGCAGCTAGCCTGTCCTGTGCTATTGCTGGGAGATTTTAACAATCCAAGTGGCCAAGAGGGCTATGAGATGATTCTAAAAAGCCCCTTAGACCTTCAGGATAGTCATCAGGCTGCAGACTACGTCTTTGGAGACCATAGTATTGTTGCTGCTATTGATGGCTGGGAGGATAACAAAGAGGCCTTTAAGGTCGACCATGTCTTTACCAGTAAGGTCTTTACCATTAACAGCTCAAAGGTGACCTTTGATGGTGGTGAAGCACCGGTTGTCAGCGACCATTATGGCCTAGAGGTTGACCTCAGCTGGAAGCTGTAA
- the rsmE gene encoding 16S ribosomal RNA methyltransferase RsmE, whose translation MQQYFIKGRAEKIVQLTDKDTIKHMFQVMRLTDKEELVLVFDDGIKRLARVSDSSAYEVELIKELEENLEMPVEVTIASGFPKGDKLDVITQKATELGAAAIWGFPADWSVVKWDSKKLAKKQEKLAKIALGAAEQSKRNRVPEIQLFDQKGELLKQLKQFDKCFIAYEEAAKAGERSTLARELAGLSPGQKVLFIFGPEGGISSKELASFKQAGAITVGLGPRIMRTETAPLYALSAVSYALELMSS comes from the coding sequence ATGCAGCAGTATTTTATTAAAGGCAGGGCAGAAAAAATCGTTCAGCTGACCGATAAGGATACCATTAAGCATATGTTTCAAGTGATGCGCTTGACGGATAAGGAAGAGCTGGTGCTAGTCTTTGATGACGGCATTAAACGCTTGGCAAGGGTGTCAGACAGCTCAGCCTATGAGGTGGAGCTTATCAAAGAGCTGGAAGAAAACCTTGAAATGCCTGTTGAGGTGACTATTGCCTCAGGCTTTCCCAAGGGTGATAAGCTAGATGTTATCACTCAAAAGGCGACTGAGTTAGGGGCAGCAGCTATTTGGGGCTTTCCAGCAGACTGGTCGGTGGTCAAGTGGGATAGCAAGAAGCTAGCTAAAAAGCAAGAAAAATTAGCTAAAATTGCTCTTGGAGCAGCAGAGCAATCCAAGCGTAATCGCGTACCGGAGATTCAACTATTTGACCAAAAGGGTGAGCTATTAAAGCAGCTTAAGCAGTTTGATAAGTGCTTTATCGCTTATGAGGAAGCAGCTAAGGCAGGTGAAAGGTCGACATTGGCGCGTGAGCTAGCAGGTCTTAGCCCAGGTCAAAAAGTCCTCTTTATCTTTGGACCAGAGGGTGGTATTTCTTCAAAAGAGCTGGCTAGCTTTAAGCAAGCAGGTGCTATTACTGTGGGACTGGGGCCTCGTATCATGCGGACAGAAACAGCACCGCTCTATGCCTTGAGTGCTGTTAGCTATGCTCTGGAGCTAATGTCTAGCTGA